A single genomic interval of Symbiobacterium terraclitae harbors:
- a CDS encoding HesB/IscA family protein, with product MNITLTDKASTRLKEIIKSKGENLALRVLVRPGGCSGFEYGMALERNPRPDDNVGEFDGIKVVIDPASLPYIDGSTIDYVDSLMGGGFAINNPNAVSTCGCGQSFRTAGAAGAPKSCGSGGCSH from the coding sequence GTGAACATCACCCTGACCGATAAGGCCTCGACACGGCTGAAGGAGATCATCAAGTCCAAGGGTGAGAACCTGGCCCTGCGGGTGCTGGTCCGACCCGGCGGTTGTTCGGGGTTTGAATACGGCATGGCCCTTGAGCGCAATCCGCGCCCGGACGACAACGTGGGCGAGTTCGACGGCATCAAGGTGGTCATCGACCCCGCCAGCCTGCCCTATATTGACGGCTCGACCATCGACTACGTCGACAGCCTGATGGGCGGCGGCTTCGCCATCAACAACCCCAACGCGGTCTCCACCTGCGGCTGCGGCCAGTCCTTCCGCACGGCCGGCGCCGCGGGGGCCCCCAAGTCCTGCGGCAGCGGCGGCTGCTCTCACTAG
- a CDS encoding MBL fold metallo-hydrolase encodes MQADPPPYRPPTEVAPGIYQVPIPIPIPLRYVNCYLLRGPSGWTLVDTGFHDDLARAAWPRALAELAIRPQDIQQILLTHYHPDHVGAAGWLQQLTGAPAYLPEPEVEQFDRFWGDGAATIGPRLTALFAAEGMDEENARAVGQHHLRQLERVKPLPEIRPLPDGSRITLGGAEYEVIWTPGHSDGLAVFWNPADAILLANDMLLAKITPNVSIWPGCRPNPLADYLASLKRVSALGARLALTGHRSLIHDVAGRAAEIAAHHADRLAKVERAADPGGSTAWEICQRIFPVAGLTLHQLRFAMAETLAHLVYLCAEGRMRKEGARYLVV; translated from the coding sequence GTGCAAGCCGATCCCCCGCCGTACCGGCCGCCGACGGAGGTGGCCCCCGGCATCTACCAGGTGCCGATCCCGATCCCCATCCCCCTCCGCTACGTCAACTGCTACCTGCTGCGGGGGCCTTCGGGCTGGACCCTGGTGGACACGGGCTTCCACGACGACCTGGCCAGGGCAGCCTGGCCCCGCGCGCTGGCCGAGCTGGCCATCCGCCCGCAGGACATCCAGCAGATCCTGCTGACCCACTACCACCCCGACCACGTGGGCGCGGCCGGCTGGCTGCAGCAGCTGACCGGTGCGCCGGCGTACCTGCCCGAGCCGGAGGTGGAGCAGTTCGACCGCTTCTGGGGCGATGGGGCGGCCACGATCGGCCCGCGCCTGACAGCGCTCTTCGCCGCCGAGGGCATGGACGAGGAGAACGCCCGGGCCGTGGGGCAGCACCACCTGAGGCAGCTCGAGCGGGTGAAGCCGCTGCCGGAGATCCGGCCCCTGCCCGACGGCAGCCGCATCACGCTGGGCGGGGCCGAGTACGAGGTGATCTGGACGCCCGGCCACTCCGACGGCCTGGCGGTCTTCTGGAACCCCGCGGATGCCATCCTGCTGGCCAACGATATGCTGCTGGCGAAGATCACCCCCAACGTCTCCATCTGGCCGGGCTGCCGCCCGAACCCCCTCGCCGACTACCTGGCGTCGCTGAAGCGCGTTTCCGCCCTGGGCGCCCGGCTGGCGCTCACCGGCCACCGGTCGCTCATCCACGACGTGGCCGGGCGGGCGGCCGAGATCGCCGCCCACCACGCCGACCGGCTGGCGAAGGTGGAGCGCGCCGCGGACCCGGGAGGGTCCACGGCGTGGGAGATCTGCCAGCGCATCTTCCCCGTGGCGGGGCTCACGCTGCACCAGCTGCGCTTCGCCATGGCGGAGACGCTGGCGCACCTGGTCTACCTGTGCGCCGAGGGGCGCATGCGCAAGGAGGGTGCGCGGTACCTGGTCGTGTAA
- a CDS encoding histidine kinase encodes MNRKSRAVVLTVLAGGALLVGLAWFRPAQAAVLAALVVAAQAFLVARLLRGGDEEESLSPAALESITSFDTSLRIGEETMPYLRQGLNFESAQKICEIIRQITEMDAVAITDDKVILGFSGVGCRRHQQGGPILTGATRYVLDTGQTRVVNDPRVLSCDEEGCPHPLKAAVITPLKFRGQVVGTFKLYRATQAPLPSYVARLAVGIAALLGIQMELAESERQRQLVVRARLEALQAQIRPHFLFNVLNTIIMFSRTDPERSRELLVNLAQFFRRSLTTRGNTNTLQDELEYIHIYLALEQARFGEKLQVKMKIDPRVTGASVPVLTLQPLVENAIVHGLAPKEDVGVVGIRVRQVGDHLHILIADNGIGMDRERQRRVFEEGFGNNMGLGLTNVNERLVSLYGPEYRLRIRSSPGVGTAIRLRIPLQRAAGQGD; translated from the coding sequence GTGAACCGTAAGTCGCGGGCGGTCGTCCTCACGGTTCTGGCGGGCGGCGCGCTGCTGGTCGGGCTGGCCTGGTTCCGGCCCGCGCAGGCCGCCGTGCTCGCCGCCCTGGTGGTCGCCGCGCAGGCGTTCCTCGTGGCGCGCCTGCTGCGCGGGGGCGACGAGGAGGAGTCGCTCTCGCCCGCCGCGCTGGAGTCGATCACCAGCTTCGACACGTCGCTGCGCATCGGCGAGGAGACCATGCCCTACCTGCGGCAGGGGCTCAACTTCGAGTCGGCCCAGAAGATCTGCGAGATCATCCGGCAGATCACCGAGATGGACGCCGTGGCCATCACCGACGACAAGGTGATCCTCGGCTTCTCGGGCGTCGGGTGCCGGCGGCACCAGCAGGGCGGGCCGATCCTCACCGGCGCCACCCGGTACGTGCTCGACACCGGGCAGACCCGGGTGGTCAACGACCCGCGGGTGCTCTCCTGCGACGAGGAGGGCTGCCCGCACCCGCTGAAGGCGGCCGTCATCACCCCGCTCAAGTTCCGTGGGCAGGTGGTGGGCACCTTCAAACTCTACCGGGCGACGCAGGCGCCGCTCCCCAGTTACGTGGCCCGCCTGGCGGTGGGCATCGCCGCGCTGCTGGGCATCCAGATGGAGCTGGCCGAGTCGGAGCGGCAGCGCCAGCTGGTGGTGCGGGCGCGCCTGGAGGCGCTGCAGGCGCAGATCCGGCCCCACTTCCTGTTCAACGTGCTGAACACGATCATCATGTTCTCCCGCACAGATCCCGAACGCTCGCGCGAGCTCCTCGTGAACCTCGCCCAGTTCTTCCGCAGGTCGCTGACCACCCGCGGCAACACCAACACGCTGCAGGACGAGCTGGAGTACATCCACATCTACCTGGCCCTGGAGCAGGCCCGCTTCGGCGAGAAGCTGCAGGTGAAGATGAAGATCGACCCGCGGGTGACGGGCGCCTCGGTGCCGGTGCTGACGCTGCAGCCGCTGGTGGAGAACGCCATCGTCCACGGCCTTGCCCCCAAGGAGGACGTGGGCGTCGTCGGCATCCGCGTGCGGCAGGTGGGGGACCACCTACATATCCTGATCGCGGACAACGGCATCGGGATGGACCGCGAGCGGCAGCGCCGGGTGTTCGAGGAGGGGTTCGGCAACAACATGGGGCTCGGGCTGACCAACGTCAACGAGCGCCTGGTGTCGCTCTACGGCCCCGAGTACCGGCTGCGGATCCGCAGCAGCCCCGGCGTGGGGACGGCGATCCGGCTGCGCATCCCGCTGCAGCGGGCGGCAGGCCAGGGCGACTGA
- a CDS encoding LytR/AlgR family response regulator transcription factor, which translates to MVLRALIVDDEYPARMELRYQLSQFPDVEIIGEATNAREAMTLINALDYDVIFLDVQMPGMTGIELARSLKGRAVVPKVVFVTAYENYAVSAFEIPATDYLLKPIEADRLAETIQRLREAKAASAGEGRPEKTGEAERPSAEARPQLSFLLCEKDDKQIPLPLNEIVYIFSEGYNVYVQTYSDRLLTRHTLQELTERLPSTQFFRSHRSYIVNIYQVKEISPYFNGAYIMKLKDKEHSEVIVSRANVKRMKELFSLG; encoded by the coding sequence ATGGTGCTGAGGGCCCTGATTGTCGACGACGAATACCCTGCCCGCATGGAGCTGCGGTACCAGCTCAGCCAGTTTCCCGACGTCGAGATCATCGGGGAGGCGACCAACGCTCGCGAGGCGATGACGCTGATCAACGCCCTCGACTACGACGTGATCTTCCTGGACGTGCAGATGCCGGGGATGACGGGAATCGAGCTGGCGCGGAGCCTCAAGGGGCGCGCAGTGGTGCCGAAGGTGGTCTTCGTGACCGCCTACGAGAACTACGCCGTGTCGGCCTTCGAGATCCCGGCGACCGACTACCTGCTGAAGCCCATCGAGGCTGACCGGCTGGCGGAGACGATCCAGCGGCTGCGGGAGGCCAAGGCCGCATCCGCGGGCGAGGGCCGGCCGGAGAAGACGGGGGAGGCGGAGCGCCCGTCGGCAGAGGCCCGGCCGCAGCTCTCCTTCCTGCTCTGCGAGAAGGACGACAAGCAGATCCCGCTTCCCCTGAACGAGATCGTCTACATCTTCTCGGAAGGGTACAACGTGTATGTACAGACCTACTCTGACCGACTGCTGACGCGCCACACGCTGCAGGAGCTGACGGAGCGGCTGCCGTCCACGCAGTTCTTCCGCAGCCACCGCTCGTATATCGTCAACATCTATCAGGTGAAGGAGATCAGCCCGTACTTCAACGGCGCCTATATCATGAAGCTGAAGGACAAGGAGCACTCCGAGGTCATCGTCAGCCGCGCGAACGTCAAGCGCATGAAGGAGCTGTTCTCGCTGGGTTAG
- a CDS encoding stalk domain-containing protein has product MSIRRRLVGLVTATALLVSAAPALATDTQPLALYVNGRELFLPQVPILKENRVLVPMRAYLESLGAEVGWEPPDLVTAALGGRTVQLRIGEQTALVDGRSVPLDVPAQLIEDRTYVPLRFLSEGLGATVEYDGEAAAVTVQTAPPGQLEVIDGPLNVRQSPSTSSPILMTVPLGTRLEIVTEEPGSEWTEVLLPGGLRGWVANRYTRTLGSQPVVEPFLPILEQRAFLQAGGQCVGAVPIIADLTLVPLAETMRALGGSLERTEDGAGMRARLSGRELMLVPGSVEGWLDGQLRILTAAPVVVGGRPFVAARDVADIFGLPLSWSDATHTVTIGEAGTVCNPPAAAKAYIMMDAATGAVLSEYNARDPLYIASTTKIMTALLAVERGNPNSVVTVSSTAASQPGTSVYLRAGEQRTLGELLYGLMLVSGNDAAVAIAEHISGSEESFAWLMNQRAAELGARNTYFVTASGLDDWVDPYSTAEDLAAIAQHALQNPRFRSYMYPTQAVIPGPWGNRQLTNSNLFTLRYPGATGVKNGWTEKAAYTLVASAWRDGREVLLVLLGAPTRTELYSQAYNLMDHGFILAGQSWLLN; this is encoded by the coding sequence TTGTCGATACGCCGACGGCTGGTGGGGCTGGTCACGGCCACCGCCCTGTTGGTGAGCGCCGCGCCGGCCCTCGCCACGGACACCCAACCCCTCGCCCTCTATGTCAACGGACGGGAGCTGTTTCTGCCGCAGGTGCCCATTCTCAAGGAGAACCGCGTCCTGGTGCCCATGCGGGCCTATCTGGAGTCGCTGGGCGCGGAGGTGGGTTGGGAGCCGCCTGACCTGGTCACCGCAGCGCTCGGCGGCCGCACGGTCCAGCTGCGCATCGGCGAGCAGACGGCCCTGGTCGACGGCCGGAGCGTCCCGCTGGACGTGCCCGCGCAGCTGATCGAGGACCGCACCTACGTGCCCCTGCGCTTCCTCTCCGAGGGGCTCGGCGCGACGGTGGAGTACGACGGCGAAGCGGCCGCGGTCACCGTCCAGACGGCCCCGCCGGGCCAGCTGGAGGTCATCGACGGGCCGCTGAACGTCCGGCAGTCGCCCAGCACCTCCTCCCCCATCCTGATGACGGTTCCGCTGGGCACCCGCCTGGAGATCGTGACTGAGGAGCCCGGGTCGGAGTGGACGGAGGTCCTGCTGCCGGGCGGCCTCCGCGGCTGGGTGGCCAACCGCTACACCCGCACCCTGGGGAGCCAGCCCGTGGTGGAGCCCTTCCTGCCCATCCTGGAGCAGCGCGCCTTCCTGCAGGCGGGCGGCCAGTGCGTGGGCGCCGTGCCCATCATCGCGGACCTGACCCTGGTCCCGCTCGCGGAGACGATGCGCGCCCTGGGCGGCTCCCTGGAGCGCACCGAGGACGGCGCCGGCATGCGTGCGCGCCTCTCCGGCCGGGAGCTGATGCTGGTGCCGGGCTCCGTGGAGGGCTGGCTGGACGGCCAGCTCCGCATCCTCACGGCCGCCCCGGTGGTGGTCGGCGGCCGGCCATTCGTCGCCGCCCGGGACGTGGCCGACATCTTCGGCCTGCCGCTCAGCTGGTCGGACGCCACCCACACCGTGACCATCGGCGAGGCGGGGACCGTCTGCAACCCGCCGGCCGCGGCCAAGGCCTACATCATGATGGACGCAGCCACCGGCGCGGTGCTGAGCGAGTACAACGCCCGCGACCCCCTCTATATCGCCTCCACCACCAAGATCATGACGGCCCTGCTGGCCGTGGAGCGGGGTAACCCGAACTCGGTGGTCACCGTCAGCAGCACCGCCGCCAGCCAGCCCGGCACCAGCGTCTACCTGCGGGCCGGCGAGCAGCGGACGCTGGGCGAGCTGCTCTACGGGCTCATGCTGGTCTCCGGCAACGACGCCGCCGTCGCCATCGCCGAGCACATCTCGGGCAGCGAGGAGTCCTTCGCCTGGCTGATGAACCAGCGGGCCGCCGAGCTGGGCGCCCGGAACACGTATTTCGTCACCGCCTCGGGCCTGGACGACTGGGTGGACCCCTACTCCACCGCAGAGGACCTGGCGGCGATCGCGCAGCACGCCCTGCAGAACCCGCGCTTCCGGTCGTACATGTACCCGACCCAGGCCGTGATCCCCGGGCCCTGGGGGAACCGACAGCTCACCAACAGCAACCTGTTCACCCTGCGCTACCCCGGCGCGACGGGCGTGAAGAACGGCTGGACCGAGAAGGCCGCTTACACGCTGGTGGCCTCGGCCTGGCGGGACGGCCGGGAGGTGCTCCTGGTCCTCCTGGGTGCCCCGACCCGCACGGAGCTGTACAGCCAGGCCTACAACCTGATGGACCACGGCTTCATCCTCGCCGGCCAGTCCTGGCTCCTGAACTGA
- the folE gene encoding GTP cyclohydrolase I FolE: MGPVRPAQVVRKEVALLAVDKAKIQQAVRMILEAVGEDPNREGLLETPRRVADFYEEVFAGLHRDPAERLSAIFNENHEEMVIVRDISFESMCEHHLLPFIGKAHVAYIPRSGRVVGLSKLARIVEDFSRRPQLQERLTSQIADLLMEHLNPQGVLVVVEAEHMCMTMRGVRKPGAVTITSAVRGVFATSSPTRAEAMALIRGTR, encoded by the coding sequence ATGGGCCCGGTCCGGCCGGCCCAGGTAGTGCGAAAGGAAGTGGCCCTCTTGGCAGTGGACAAGGCAAAGATTCAGCAGGCGGTCCGGATGATTCTGGAGGCCGTCGGTGAGGACCCCAACCGCGAGGGGCTGCTGGAGACGCCGCGGCGCGTGGCCGACTTCTACGAAGAGGTCTTCGCCGGTCTCCACCGCGACCCGGCGGAGCGGCTGTCCGCCATCTTCAACGAAAACCACGAGGAGATGGTGATCGTCCGGGATATCTCCTTCGAGTCGATGTGCGAGCATCACCTGCTCCCGTTCATCGGCAAGGCCCACGTGGCCTACATCCCCCGGAGCGGCCGGGTTGTCGGCCTCTCGAAGCTGGCCCGCATCGTGGAGGACTTCTCCCGCCGCCCGCAGCTTCAGGAGCGCCTGACCTCGCAGATCGCCGACCTCCTGATGGAGCACCTCAACCCGCAGGGCGTCCTGGTGGTCGTCGAGGCCGAGCACATGTGCATGACCATGCGGGGCGTCCGCAAGCCGGGCGCCGTCACCATCACCTCCGCCGTGCGGGGCGTCTTCGCGACCAGCAGCCCCACCCGGGCCGAGGCAATGGCGCTGATCCGGGGAACCCGATAA
- a CDS encoding DedA family protein, translated as MLTILDARVEHITALLLAGIMEGTGIPWPGSLIMATIGMQTGGDWSAVGVLTVSFSFGYTLGSLAQYVVGLLLGPVALSWLAPRFRDRIERLITRWGLSAVCWARPLAIGNYVSIPAGMVRMNPFLFALATFVGAIPWALGTLAAGRWLRRYLGSLPEQLERWLVPAVIVLAVLLLLWWGRILWRASTSRGAATVQKGGWARSGRPR; from the coding sequence TTGCTCACAATCCTCGATGCCCGCGTCGAACACATCACCGCGCTGCTGCTGGCCGGCATCATGGAAGGAACCGGCATCCCCTGGCCGGGCAGCCTGATCATGGCGACCATCGGCATGCAGACCGGCGGTGACTGGTCGGCCGTGGGCGTGCTCACCGTCAGCTTCAGCTTCGGATACACCCTGGGGTCGCTCGCCCAATACGTGGTCGGGCTTCTCCTGGGCCCCGTGGCCCTCTCCTGGCTGGCGCCGCGTTTTCGTGACCGCATCGAGCGGCTGATCACCCGCTGGGGGCTCAGCGCCGTCTGCTGGGCACGCCCGCTGGCCATCGGGAACTACGTGTCCATCCCCGCCGGGATGGTGCGCATGAACCCGTTCCTCTTCGCCCTCGCCACCTTCGTCGGCGCCATCCCCTGGGCCCTGGGCACCCTTGCGGCCGGGCGGTGGCTCCGCCGGTACCTCGGCTCGCTGCCCGAGCAGCTCGAGCGGTGGCTGGTGCCCGCTGTCATCGTCCTGGCGGTGCTGCTGCTGCTCTGGTGGGGGCGGATCCTCTGGAGGGCCAGTACCAGTCGCGGCGCTGCAACCGTCCAAAAGGGCGGATGGGCCCGGTCCGGCCGGCCCAGGTAG
- a CDS encoding DUF2203 domain-containing protein, with translation MGNRYYTPDEVNRLIPELERIIAYLRRLDAEIQEKDWRLRQRKVEARRRDDKVDTYTFLQEEAELDFLRILSQVQCDRIRELGGELKGGYLVDFPALIDGQEVLLCWRPGEPVVSWYHGVHEGMMNRKPLPEPWDSPQASPEADRSAEPEE, from the coding sequence ATGGGAAACCGTTATTACACACCGGACGAGGTGAACCGTCTCATTCCCGAACTGGAGCGCATCATCGCCTACCTGCGGCGCCTGGACGCGGAGATCCAGGAGAAGGACTGGCGGCTGCGGCAGCGCAAGGTAGAGGCCCGGCGGCGCGACGACAAGGTAGACACCTACACCTTCTTGCAGGAAGAGGCGGAGCTGGACTTCCTGCGGATCCTCTCCCAGGTGCAGTGTGATCGAATCCGGGAGTTGGGCGGCGAACTGAAGGGCGGGTACCTGGTCGACTTCCCGGCGCTGATCGACGGGCAGGAGGTCCTGCTCTGCTGGCGGCCCGGCGAGCCGGTCGTCAGCTGGTATCACGGCGTCCACGAGGGTATGATGAACCGGAAGCCGCTTCCCGAACCGTGGGACTCCCCGCAGGCGAGCCCGGAGGCCGACCGGTCGGCGGAGCCGGAGGAGTAG
- a CDS encoding GNAT family N-acetyltransferase, with the protein MVQVRTYRAAELPVVLARGAASARDQLVAREVPLAREDAVRYQFHTMYRMVLATPDSALLVADPDGGGPVGHVLLLPQANPFTGAPEVVVMDIWVHPDLRARGIGSRLLVEAERHARRIGARGLVAQIALHNAASLALFNRAGFAAERVVAGKGW; encoded by the coding sequence ATGGTGCAGGTCCGAACCTATCGAGCGGCAGAGCTTCCCGTGGTGCTGGCGCGCGGTGCCGCCTCCGCCCGGGACCAGCTGGTGGCGCGCGAGGTGCCGCTGGCCCGGGAGGACGCGGTGCGGTACCAGTTCCACACGATGTACCGGATGGTGCTCGCCACGCCCGACAGCGCGCTCCTGGTCGCCGACCCGGACGGCGGCGGGCCGGTGGGGCACGTGCTGCTGCTGCCGCAGGCGAACCCGTTCACGGGCGCGCCCGAGGTGGTAGTGATGGACATTTGGGTCCACCCGGACCTGCGCGCCCGCGGCATTGGCTCGCGCCTTCTGGTCGAGGCGGAGCGGCACGCCCGCCGGATCGGCGCCCGGGGCCTTGTGGCCCAGATCGCGCTGCACAACGCGGCCTCCCTGGCGCTGTTCAACCGGGCCGGCTTCGCCGCCGAGCGGGTGGTGGCGGGCAAGGGCTGGTGA
- a CDS encoding DUF2268 domain-containing putative Zn-dependent protease (predicted Zn-dependent protease with a strongly conserved HExxH motif) — protein MSAVPVYRDVLLALEAAGHGSPLWPAFHNIAYRPNRAYFDGLAETYGPALLGPEGLPGAVSRLAPALHTALRPAPAYRMEQRARQIMDGLRPLLPGRSPRLYLATLFFAAPAATIAVEGRPAIALGLERFSPAPPPGPKYWYHPDEVVEMLPHEAAHAVRMEALGLPPTPRLLSLLDMVMLEGTALTFTDLLLGRETLATFMDPGRLHWHRANDALAVAAAAREFGAGGMEVFARYFACDAPISGYWVGYSLCRRYLDRYGPGSIGELLVLPSAEILRRLG, from the coding sequence GTGAGCGCTGTCCCCGTCTATCGCGACGTGCTGCTGGCCCTGGAGGCGGCCGGCCACGGATCGCCCCTCTGGCCGGCCTTCCACAACATCGCCTACCGCCCCAACCGCGCGTACTTCGACGGGCTGGCCGAGACCTACGGCCCGGCCCTGCTGGGGCCGGAGGGGCTTCCCGGGGCGGTCAGCCGCCTTGCCCCCGCCCTGCACACCGCCCTGCGGCCCGCCCCGGCCTACCGCATGGAGCAGCGGGCCCGGCAGATCATGGACGGGCTGCGCCCGCTGCTGCCGGGACGGTCGCCGCGCCTCTACCTCGCCACGCTGTTTTTCGCCGCGCCCGCCGCCACCATCGCGGTCGAGGGGCGGCCGGCCATCGCGCTCGGCCTGGAGCGCTTCTCCCCCGCGCCGCCGCCCGGCCCCAAGTACTGGTACCACCCCGACGAGGTGGTGGAGATGCTGCCCCACGAGGCGGCCCACGCCGTCCGGATGGAGGCGCTGGGGCTGCCCCCCACCCCGCGCCTGCTCAGCCTGCTGGACATGGTGATGCTGGAGGGCACGGCCCTGACCTTCACCGACCTGCTGCTGGGCCGGGAAACCCTGGCCACCTTCATGGACCCGGGGCGCCTCCACTGGCACCGGGCCAACGACGCCCTGGCGGTGGCCGCGGCGGCGCGGGAGTTCGGCGCCGGGGGGATGGAGGTCTTCGCCCGGTACTTCGCCTGCGACGCGCCCATCAGCGGCTACTGGGTGGGGTACTCCCTCTGCCGGCGCTACCTGGACCGCTACGGCCCCGGTTCCATCGGCGAGCTGCTCGTGCTCCCCTCCGCGGAGATTCTCCGCCGCCTCGGTTGA
- a CDS encoding histidine phosphatase family protein translates to MNRLYLVRHARPHMDPTRHHSEWSLDPAGEPELKQLASLPHWSAAYRIVSSEEPKAFQTAAYIAGFNHLPPPETVADLGELHKASFVPNHDEVMAALFRFPDRPAAEGWETAGAALARFVRAITALPEDARGRDLIVVSHGTVLSLYLSHLQGQGRVNPADWARIRMPDYCVVDTRSMRLVQPFGAW, encoded by the coding sequence ATGAACCGCCTGTACCTGGTGCGGCACGCCAGGCCGCACATGGATCCGACCCGGCACCACTCCGAGTGGTCCCTCGACCCGGCGGGCGAGCCCGAGCTGAAGCAACTCGCCTCGCTTCCGCACTGGTCCGCGGCATACCGGATCGTGAGCAGCGAGGAGCCCAAGGCATTCCAGACCGCAGCGTACATCGCCGGGTTCAACCATCTTCCGCCTCCGGAGACCGTGGCCGACCTGGGTGAACTGCACAAGGCCTCCTTCGTCCCCAACCACGACGAGGTGATGGCGGCCCTCTTCCGCTTCCCGGACCGGCCGGCGGCCGAGGGCTGGGAGACGGCCGGCGCGGCGCTGGCGCGCTTCGTCCGGGCGATCACTGCTCTGCCGGAGGACGCCCGGGGACGCGACCTCATCGTGGTCTCCCACGGCACGGTCCTCTCCCTCTACCTCAGCCACCTGCAGGGCCAGGGCCGGGTCAACCCGGCCGACTGGGCCAGGATCAGAATGCCCGACTACTGCGTGGTCGACACGAGGAGCATGCGCCTGGTGCAGCCGTTCGGGGCGTGGTAG
- a CDS encoding carbohydrate ABC transporter permease: protein MSTSTRSPAPRGPASRLKAPALYALMILVALFFLTPVYVMLATSLKPLDQITLEQMWEWPRSISFQSYAVALEKLRPNLINTFRLVIPATIISALVGSLNGYVLAKWRFRYADQVFTWLLFGMFVPYQSILIPLIRFLQEIQLYNTIAGLVLVHVVYGIPITTLMFRNFYAQIPDSLMDAARIDGAGVWGTYVRIALPLSLPGFVVVGIWQFTQIWNEFLFAVSITQSTKQPIMVALQNLSGSQIVQWNVQMAAALIAALPTLLVYILLGRWYVRGLMAGAVKG from the coding sequence ATGTCGACATCAACTAGGAGTCCCGCCCCCCGCGGGCCGGCGAGCCGCCTCAAGGCGCCCGCGCTCTACGCCCTCATGATCCTGGTGGCGCTCTTCTTCCTCACGCCGGTCTACGTGATGCTGGCCACCAGCCTCAAGCCGCTGGATCAGATCACGCTGGAGCAGATGTGGGAGTGGCCGCGGTCCATCAGCTTCCAGAGCTACGCCGTCGCCCTCGAGAAGCTGCGCCCCAACCTGATCAACACCTTCCGGCTGGTCATCCCGGCGACCATCATCTCGGCGCTGGTGGGGTCGCTCAACGGGTACGTGCTGGCCAAGTGGCGGTTCCGCTACGCCGACCAGGTCTTCACCTGGCTGCTCTTCGGCATGTTCGTGCCCTACCAGTCGATCCTCATCCCGCTGATCCGGTTCCTGCAGGAGATCCAGCTGTACAACACCATCGCCGGGCTGGTGCTGGTGCACGTGGTCTACGGCATCCCGATCACCACGCTGATGTTCCGCAACTTCTACGCCCAGATCCCCGACTCGCTGATGGACGCCGCCCGCATCGACGGCGCCGGCGTGTGGGGCACCTACGTCCGCATCGCCCTGCCGCTCTCGCTGCCGGGGTTCGTGGTGGTGGGCATCTGGCAGTTCACCCAGATCTGGAACGAGTTCCTCTTCGCCGTCTCCATCACGCAGTCCACCAAGCAGCCGATCATGGTGGCGCTGCAGAACCTGTCCGGCAGCCAGATCGTGCAGTGGAACGTGCAGATGGCCGCGGCGCTCATCGCCGCGCTGCCGACGCTGCTGGTCTACATCCTGCTGGGCCGCTGGTACGTGCGCGGGCTGATGGCCGGCGCCGTGAAGGGCTGA